Proteins co-encoded in one Stomoxys calcitrans chromosome 5, idStoCalc2.1, whole genome shotgun sequence genomic window:
- the LOC106082558 gene encoding golgin subfamily A member 6-like protein 6 isoform X1 → MLSNARKSSDIEMKRKPSKEAFQKNLTVDVGEMSLQRLAQINSVLRILTESIEKIKISLILPHIFENALELRQHLEPTAYDNCKKLIVEYLREKNTETDPKTPHLNYRLIKIIDFFHENCNSLKFLSDCWDNGLSENDKSLVEAFQLLQNIAEERLRKSALSEFNKEKKIHEIYHENETLKKNIQTIQRQLKSQRINQRWKFAAMGGVTQKYEENLSFRKYDNNVKIKQEIIKSSRCIKEIHLTSTSKQKELQEELDRIRALYEKQLKENLKQEQIAKDKKNKLLIQLQTLIKKFDQTIGDKIIENMNLQEEYEKQKMLFDVFMMVYSSEEAEYLQIVRTKEDEEKRQQEQKILLFMMNRAARTIQKRWRRYRKMRSRKQAKKGKGKKGKKK, encoded by the exons ATGTTATCCAACGCTAGAAAATCGAGTGATATTGAAATGAAGCGCAAACCTTCTAAAGAGGCCTTTCAAAAAAATCTAACTGTGGATGTTGGTG agaTGTCCTTGCAGCGTTTGGCTCAGATTAATAGTGTTTTAAGGATATTGACCGaatctatagaaaaaataaagatttcccTAATACTGCCTCATATCTTTGAAAATGCGCTTGAGTTAAGGCAACATTTGGAACCTACAGCCTATGACAATTGTAAAAAGCTCATTGTGGAGTACCTTAGGGAGAAG AACACCGAAACTGACCCTAAAACGCCCCATTTGAATTATCGTCTAATAAAGATTATAGACTTTTTTCATGAGAACTgtaattcactgaaatttctgTCCGATTGTTGGGATAATGGCTTGAGTGAGAATGATAAATCATTAGTTGAGGCATTTCAACTATTGCAAAACATAGCCGAAGAACGCTTAAGGAAATCAGCTTTAAGTGAATTTAACAAGGAGAAGAAGATACATGAAATCTATCATGAAAATGAAACACTGAAAAAGAATATACAAA CAATTCAACGTCAGCTAAAGTCGCAACGTATTAACCAACGATGGAAGTTTGCCGCTATGGGTGGAGTAACACAAAAATACGAAGAGAATTTGTCGTTTCGTAAATATGATAACAATGTGAAAATTAAGCAAGAAAT CATTAAGTCCAGCCGCTGTATAAAAGAAATACACTTAACAAGTACCAGCAAACAAAAGGAATTACAAGAGGAACTTGATCGCATTCGAGCTCTATATGAAAAACAACTTAAAGAAAATCTGAAACAGGAACAAATTGCAAAAGATAAAAA AAATAAACTCTTGATACAGCTGCaaactttgataaaaaaatttgacCAAACCATTGGTGATAAAATCATAGAAAATATGAACCTCCAAGAAGAGTATGAGAAACAAAAGATGCTATTCGATGTTTTTATGATGGTCTACAGCAGCGAAGAAGCTGAATATCTGCAAATTGTACGCACAAAGGAGGACGAGGAAAAACGTCAACAGGAGCAGAAAATATTACTCTTTATGATGAATCGCGCTGCGAGGACCATACAGAAACGTTGGAGACGTTATCGCAAAATGAGAAGTCGAAAACAGGCCAAGAAAGGCAAAGGCAAAAAGGGCAAAAAGAAGTAA
- the LOC106082558 gene encoding uncharacterized protein LOC106082558 isoform X2, which yields MLSNARKSSDIEMKRKPSKEAFQKNLTVDVGEMSLQRLAQINSVLRILTESIEKIKISLILPHIFENALELRQHLEPTAYDNCKKLIVEYLREKNTETDPKTPHLNYRLIKIIDFFHENCNSLKFLSDCWDNGLSENDKSLVEAFQLLQNIAEERLRKSALSEFNKEKKIHEIYHENETLKKNIQTIQRQLKSQRINQRWKFAAMGGVTQKYEENLSFRKYDNNVKIKQEIIKSSRCIKEIHLTSTSKQKELQEELDRIRALYEKQLKENLKQEQIAKDKKLLQTLIKKFDQTIGDKIIENMNLQEEYEKQKMLFDVFMMVYSSEEAEYLQIVRTKEDEEKRQQEQKILLFMMNRAARTIQKRWRRYRKMRSRKQAKKGKGKKGKKK from the exons ATGTTATCCAACGCTAGAAAATCGAGTGATATTGAAATGAAGCGCAAACCTTCTAAAGAGGCCTTTCAAAAAAATCTAACTGTGGATGTTGGTG agaTGTCCTTGCAGCGTTTGGCTCAGATTAATAGTGTTTTAAGGATATTGACCGaatctatagaaaaaataaagatttcccTAATACTGCCTCATATCTTTGAAAATGCGCTTGAGTTAAGGCAACATTTGGAACCTACAGCCTATGACAATTGTAAAAAGCTCATTGTGGAGTACCTTAGGGAGAAG AACACCGAAACTGACCCTAAAACGCCCCATTTGAATTATCGTCTAATAAAGATTATAGACTTTTTTCATGAGAACTgtaattcactgaaatttctgTCCGATTGTTGGGATAATGGCTTGAGTGAGAATGATAAATCATTAGTTGAGGCATTTCAACTATTGCAAAACATAGCCGAAGAACGCTTAAGGAAATCAGCTTTAAGTGAATTTAACAAGGAGAAGAAGATACATGAAATCTATCATGAAAATGAAACACTGAAAAAGAATATACAAA CAATTCAACGTCAGCTAAAGTCGCAACGTATTAACCAACGATGGAAGTTTGCCGCTATGGGTGGAGTAACACAAAAATACGAAGAGAATTTGTCGTTTCGTAAATATGATAACAATGTGAAAATTAAGCAAGAAAT CATTAAGTCCAGCCGCTGTATAAAAGAAATACACTTAACAAGTACCAGCAAACAAAAGGAATTACAAGAGGAACTTGATCGCATTCGAGCTCTATATGAAAAACAACTTAAAGAAAATCTGAAACAGGAACAAATTGCAAAAGATAAAAAGTTG CTGCaaactttgataaaaaaatttgacCAAACCATTGGTGATAAAATCATAGAAAATATGAACCTCCAAGAAGAGTATGAGAAACAAAAGATGCTATTCGATGTTTTTATGATGGTCTACAGCAGCGAAGAAGCTGAATATCTGCAAATTGTACGCACAAAGGAGGACGAGGAAAAACGTCAACAGGAGCAGAAAATATTACTCTTTATGATGAATCGCGCTGCGAGGACCATACAGAAACGTTGGAGACGTTATCGCAAAATGAGAAGTCGAAAACAGGCCAAGAAAGGCAAAGGCAAAAAGGGCAAAAAGAAGTAA